The region GCACGATCAACATTTTGATCGCATTAATAAACAGCGTACCAATAGGTTTAAGTAGCGCAGCATCCGGTCCCATTAAAGCGCCGACGATAACACCAAGCACCATACCGACGAGGATTTTTTTCCATAGTGCTAAGCGTGCCCAAGGCCCACGTTTAATAGAAGAGGGTGTGTTGTCCATTTTTTAGTCCGTTAAAGTCAAAGTCATGAAAGTGTCAAGAGGCCGATTACACAATAAAACATTGCCTAGGTAAAGCATTGTAGAGTGTTATGCTGGCGTTAAAAAATAGAGCCAATTAATATTGTGCTAATTTAGTTAAAATTAAATTAAATGTTTGTGCGCATAAGAACACATAAATTGTTCTATTTATCATGATATTAATAGAAATTCATGTGAATAATTTGGCATTTTTCTTAGCCTGATTGGTACCAAAAAGTGATTTTAACCACAAAATGTAACCTTATGGTTTGCTGAATATTTTTACTGGTCAGAGCAGTTTGGGTGTAGAAGAGTGGCGTTAATCTCAACGCAGACGGCACACGGAGTGCAATCGATTGCGTATGTTTTGATTGAAGGGAGAGCGTTACACCCATCATCGCTATTAAGTAAACACTCCAATCATAGCGATTTAACGAATACTCAACAAAGAGTTAGGCCATCTGAGAATAGTAATGCTCGGTGAGAAATTGCTCTGCATCTTGCAGGTGCTGTTCACATTTGGTACGTAGAAATTGGTGTAGCGCATGGGTGGTCGGATTGAGCACGCGTCGATCGACACACACCATATAAATAGGACAAGGTTCGGTTTTCCAATCCAGGAGCAGGGGTTTTAAACGTTGCTCTTTCAAGTCATGAGCAGTATCCAAAATGGACTTATAAATTACCCCTTTACCCATTAGTGCCCAGCGGTGCACCGCATCCCCATCATTGGCTGAAAAATGGCCTTTAACGATCACCGTTTCTGAATCGCCTTCTCGCATAAATGACCAGTGGTTATCCATGGTGTTGGTTAATTGAAAGCATAGGCAGTTGTGTTCAATAAGATCATTGGGCTCACGAATTGGCGGACGCTTATCCAGATAGGTTGGGGTAGCACAGGCGATACGGCGATTACGCGTACAGAGCGGTAATGCCACTAAACGCGAATCGGGTGGGACTCCATAGCGAATCGCAATATCAATTGGTTGGTTATAGAGATTGCTGACACTGTCTGCCAATTCCAAACTCACCGTGATATTAGGATAAATTTCGGAAAATTCGTTAAGCCAACCCAATAAGAGATTACGCCCAAAATCCGATGGAGCAGACATGACGATGTTGCCACCAATTTCCCCTTGGGTTTGAGAAATTTGGTCAATGCCTTCTTGAATGGTTTTTAATGCAATGGTCGCTTTGTCGAGCAACATTTCGCCTTCACTGGTCAGGCGTAAACTGCGAGTGGAACGAATGAAGAGAGCGACATCCAGCTGAGTTTCTAAACGTTTGATGGCGGCGCTAATCGCTGCCGGTGTGACCTCTAACCCATGAGCTGCTTTGGAAAAACTGCCGTGTTTGGCCGTTTCAACAAAAATATACAAATCATTCAACGCTTTCATGGGGTTGTCTCGTTTTGGGTAAGGAGACCGATCTCATCACATTGACGCGCAAATGAAAAGGGCGAATCACCAAATCGGCGATTCGCCCTTCACGGAAGTCATTAGCAAGAGGTGTACGGTGACCATCACTACACGCCTCTTGTCGGTTTAACTGTTTAGCTAACTGGCTATGGGGGAAACGGGTTAGCCTAAAAAGTTAAGTGTGCGCGGAGTGATGTATTCAACCCACTGATTTTCTTGAATGGATGTTAAGAAAGACTGAAAGTGGTCTGACTCCATATGCAAATCTAACGAGCGTTGGGAAATCCAAACTTCTTGTAAGATAAACACATCAGAAACAGATTTGTCTCGGTACAGTTCGAATTGGCAGCAACCCAGCTCTTCTCGTGATGGTTCTAGTAACCCACACAGTGCGCTTTCCAACTCTCTTTCGTAACCTTCGCTCGCCTTAATCTCGGCAAATACATGCACAGTCGCCATTAGATCTCCGTGAATACGTCTTCTTCAGCCCAACGCGCTTTTGGCAATTTTGCGTTAAAGTCTTGTTCACTGTGATAACCCAGTGGAACGATCACTAGGCTGGTATAACCTTGTTCACGTAGACCAAGCTCAGTATCAAGTACTTTTGCGTCAAAACCTTCAATTGGCACAGCGTCAACGCCCATGGTGGATACGCCTAGTAGTAGGGTGCCAAGTGCGATATACACTTGCTTTTCCATCCAATGTTTTTCGTCTTTCAGATCATAGCGATGCATATTGGTGAAGAATGAACGACCGTTGTGGCCGCCTTGTTTGGCCTCAGCAGTGGCAAAACGACCTGCTTTGTCTTCAAGATCTAATACTTTTAGCAAGTAATCGTTGTCGATATTGGTTTTGGCGCACAGAACCAACACGTGAGAAGCATTAAGAATTTTTGCTTCGTTAAACACGTATTTTTCTGCAGCAGACTTAGCAATCGCTTGTTTACCTTGTTCGGTGCTTGCTAGCACGAAGTGCCAAGGTTGAGAGTTCACACTTGAAGGGCTAAGGCGCACTAGCTCTTTAATGGCTTGGACATGCTCTTCGCTTAAGCGTTTTGAAGAATCGAAAGCTTTTGTAGAGTAGCGCGCTTTAGCGTGTGCAGTAATATCCATGAATACATCCTTAGTGGTAGTTGAGGGTGCTACCTTACCTGAGGTATATCCATAGAAAAAGCGATGTTATTAAAATCACTTTCAAATAATATTTGAAAAAGCCCTCGATGGATTACACGGTTTTCGTGAGGTAATCCATTTTTAGTTCGTACGCTGACGAGATCTCATCCCTTTAATGATGGGGGAGATGGCGATCAATACCGCCCCAAGGGTAAAGCTCAGGGTTAACGGGCGACACCACAAGAAATTCAAATCACCATCCGATATCATCAAGGCTCGACGTAGGTTCTCTTCCATTAATCCACCTAATATAAAACCGAGCAGCATTGGCGCGAGGGGAAAGTGCGCCATACGCAGCGCAAGAGCAATCGCACTCACCGCAACCATGACGTAAATGTCCATGGTATTAAACGAGACCAAATAGACTCCAGTCATTGAGAAAAACAGAATCATAGGGAGCAATACGGTGCGCGGCACCATCAAAATTCTCGCTAAATAAGGAATGAGTGGCAGGTTAAGTACCAACAAAATCGCATTACCTAAATACATGGAAATGATCACTGACCAAAAGACCTCTGGATGTTCATGAAACATCTGTGGTCCTGGCTGAATACCGTAGGCGATTAAGGCGCCAAGCATGATAGCCGTTGTCCCTGAACCTGGAATACCCAATGTCAGTAGCGGCACAAATGACCCGGTGGACGCGGCGTTGTTAGCGGCCTCAGGTGCGACTAAGCCACGAATAGAGCCTTTACCAAAGGCCTTTTGTTGCTCTTCATTGGCTAAATGGCGCTCTAGGCCATAGCTCAAAAAGGCGGCAATGGTTGCACCCGCACCAGGTAAAATCCCGACGACAAAGCCTAACAGCGAGGAGCGAACGGCAACTGGAGCGACTTCCCGAACTTCTTTGCTCGTAACTTTAGTGCTGGTGATGTGTTGGATATCGTTATCGGATTGAACGGTGTGATGGTTACTCTGCATCAAGCTAATCAAGGTTTCACACATGGCGAACGTCGCCATGGCTAACAATAAAAAGCTAAAACCATCCATCAAATCATTGACGCCAAAGGTAAAGCGTTCAACGCCGATGCCCTTATCAATCCCCACGGTGGAAAGCATCAAACCAAAGATTGCCATCATCCAAGCTTTCAGGATCTGCCCCTTTCCAGCAAATGCAGCGACGGCAGATAAACCAAGCAGCATTAAGGCAAAGTAATCGGAAGATTGAAAGCTGAGTGAAACAGTCGCTAGCGCAGGGGCGGCAACCAGTAACATGATGGCGGAAAGGGTCCCGCCGGTGAAAGAGGCGTAGGCGGCGAGCGCCAAGGCTTTGCCTGATTGCCCTTTACAGGTCATCGGATAACCGTCAAACGCAGTCACCACCGTTGAAGAGCACCCTGGAGCGTTAATCAAAATCGACGACGTTGAACCACCAAACACAGCACCGTAATAAACACCCGACATCAAGATTAAGCCTGATGCGGGGTCAATACCGTAGGTGATAGGTAGCATTAGGGCAATGGCTGAGATTGGGCCAAGCCCCGGCAACATGCCAATAAATGTGCCGATAAAGCAGCCAAGTGTCACCATCATTAGGTTAAATGGTGTTGAGGCAGTGATTAAGCCTTGCAAGATACCGTCAATCATGGTGTTGCTCCTGACTACATCTGAAATATCGAACCGGACTCCAAATAGACGCCCAATCCATGTGTTAACAGCCAGTAAAAGGCGATGACAAAGGGAAATGAGGCTCCCCATAAAATGGTTGAGCGACGTTCACCTAAAAGATAAAAACTCAACATCAGAAATAGACTGGTCGCAACAATGAAACCTAAATAGCTCAGCCCTAAACCATAGAGCAACATCAATACAAGAAAACCAATGAGTCGTGGCCAATGCATCCGAAATGGGGTAGCGAGCTGTTCTTTGTCGGAGCGAGAAAAGAGGAGTAACAGAGCGAGTACCATGCCTGTATAGGCAAGAAATTTAGGCACGGTTCGCGCAGTGAACGGTTCAAGTTCATCACCAGGAAGAATCATGATGTGCTCAGTTTGCCAACGGTAGTAGAGACACAACAGCAAAAAGAGCAGTGCAGCGATGCGATCGCGATTGAGTAACGATAGTCGGTGAGAGGGTGAATCTGGCATAGTGTCCTTCCTTTGCGAAATAGACGAATGTCAGTTGTCTACAATCCACCATGCACATGGAGTGCATGGTGGTACATCTTGTTATCACTCTTAGATTTTAAGAAGTTAACTCGTTAGCGACAGCAAACCTCTTGGTGTAATACTGCTTGGTGTACTATTGCAAAAAGCCTAACTCTTTCATCAGAGCCCGCATCTCATCTTCTTGAGCGTAGAGAAATTGTTCAAATTCGCCCTTGGCTTTAAACGAATCAATCCACCCATTGCGATCACGCACTTGTTGCCACTCTTTGGTTGCGTACATGGCTTTTAGCATTGCTACCCACTCATCAACTTTGGCACTGTCGACCCCAGGAGCGGCAAAGAAACCACGCCAGTTAGCAAAGACAAAGCGGTTACCAAATTCGTTTAGGGTTGGAATATCGGGCGCTACAGCAACGCGTGTAGGGGAAGTGATCGCCAAAATGCGCACTTGTCCGCTGGCTGCCAGTTGCACGACTTCGCTAAATCCGGTGGAGAGAAGCTGAGTTTCTCCAGAGAGTAATGACGCTAATGCTTTGCCGCCGGCATCATAGGCGATGTAACGGACTTCACGAGGATCTTGTCCGTGGCCCTTAAATGCCGCCGCTGCAACCAGATGATCCATGCTGCCGCGAGCTGAACCCCCCGCTACTTTAATCGCGCGAGGGTTCTTTTTGAACGCCGTCACTACCTCTGGCCAAGAGTGATAAGGACTATTAGCGGCGACGACCAGAGCGCCAAAATCTGAAATGGTGGCTGCGACTGGAGTTAAATCACGAAAAGATTGCGGAAACACGCCAGCAAGGGAACGCAACACAATCGGGGTTGAGTTCACCATTAAGGTGTCCTCTTGGCGGTCCGCCGTTTCAACTAAATGAGCGATGGCTTTACCACCACCGCCACCGGATAAGTTTTGATAGGAGACTTTTTCGGCTAAGCCCGCCTTTAACAAGACATCTCCCGTACCGCGAGCAGTCAAGTCCCAACCACCCCCAGCACCACCGGGAATGAGAAAATGTACTGAGGCTACAGGTTGCGCGCTAATCGAAAAAGTGACAGCAAGCAGCGTTGTCGCTAAAAGTAACGTAAGTCGCTTCAACATTGGTCTTGTCCTTTAGTGTTGAACAATGAAAGCCAATTCACCTGTTGTAATCGTTATAACCCTAGCTTGACCTACAAGGCTCAGTGTAGGTTAAAAAAATGTTACGCCAAGAACCCAAAAGGATTATTTTTCACAGAGTGTGCTCAATCACTCTCAAAGTTAAGCTGACAAATTACGGTGTATTTGCTGTAAGTGTCGACAATTGTCTAACGTCTTGGGCGTGATTGACCTGACATATTTCACCAATTTACAAATAAGAACATTAAATTCAGTTTGTTATAAATTTCCCTTTTTTGTTTGTCTCTTATCAGCTCTAGACATTGGTCTACATTGTCGACAATCCCCTAGGAATTGTCGTAGTTCATGGCTAATGTCAGTTCATATGCAAAATATCAATGAGCAGGGATGGGAATGGAAAACAGAAGTTGGCTATCCAAATTAGGCACACTCAACGTGAAAGAGCCGACCAAATCGGAAAACCTCACTGCTTATCTGATTGAAGCCATCGTTGAAGGCGAGCTGCCCAGTGGGAGCAAGATCTCTGAACCTGATTTATCCCGCCGTTTAGGCGTCAGCCGCGGTCCGCTGCGGGAAGCCTTAATGCGCATTGAAGCCCTAGGTCTGATTGAGCGAATCCCTCATGTGGGTGCCAAAGTTATCGAACTTTCTTTGCATCGCTTGGTAGAGCTGTACGCAGTGCGCGAAGCCCTAGAGGGAATGGCTGCGCGTCTTGCCGCAAGGCATATCACTCTTGATGAAGTACAAGCACTGGAAGCGTTACTGAAAGCGCACGGCGAACATATTGTCAATGTATCGGGAGCCTCCTACTTCCATCAGCAAGGGGATTTCGATTTTCATTACCGCATCATTCAGGCCAGTCGTAATGGTCAGCTTAAGTTGTTGCTCTGTGATGAGCTTTATCATCTGCTGCGCATGTATCGTTATCAATCGCCGCGCTATCGCAGTGCCCCGCAAGAAGCATTGCAGGAACACTTGGGCATTCTCCGAGCTATTCGTCAAGGCGATGAAGAACTCGCAGAGTTGTTAATGCGCCGCCATATTTCGGGAAGTCGATTGTTGATTGAACAGCAGTTCGATTTACCTCACACCAATGAGTCATCTGTAGGGAGCCTATGACCATGGAGACACCAGGACAACGTTTTAGATTGGCCGTAAAACAGCATCACCCTTTGCCTATCGTCGGCACCATAAATGCGTATACCGCTATGATGGCCGAGCATGTGGGCCATCACGCGATTTATCTTTCCGGCGCAGGAGTCGCTAACGCTTCTTACGGACTTCCCGATTTAGCCATCACCACGTTAAATGATGTGTTGATTGATGTGGAACGTATTACACAAGCCTGCCAACTGCCACTGCTGGTGGATATCGATACTGGATTTGGCGGGGCATTTAATATTGCTCGCGCCATTAAATCACTGGAAAAAGCGGGAGCCGCTGCTGTACACATTGAGGATCAGGTCGCACAAAAACGCTGTGGACACCGCCCCAATAAGGCCATTGTGCCTTGTGGCGAAATGGTGGATCGCATTCGTGCCGCGGTCGATGCGCGCTATGACGAGGATTTTGTGATTATGGCGCGTACCGATGCATTGGCGAGCGAAGGCATGGATGCTGCAATCCAACGCTGTATTGATTATGTTGAGGCCGGAGCGGATATGCTGTTTCCCGAAGCGTTTACTGAACTTAAACAGTACCAGCAGTTAGAAGCAACACTGCACAGTGAATTAGGCCGCAAGATTCCCATCTTAGCAAACATCACCGAATTTGGTCAGACGCCACTGTTCTCTCGCTCTGAGTTGGCGAGGGTGCAAGTGTCCATGGCGCTGTATCCCTTGAGCGCTTTTCGCGCAATGAATCGCGCCGCTGAAAATGTGTATCAGCACTTACTTGAGCATGAACATCAGCAAGCTCTGCTAGACACCATGCAAACTCGCAACGAGCTTTATCAGCATCTGGGCTATCACCAGTATGAAGAGAAGTTAGATGAGCTCTTTCGCCAATCAGATACAGAGAACAGCTAGGAGACAGATCATGTCTGAATCAAAATCCGTTGCCCATAAAACCCTAAGTGGCGCGGGATTACGTGGTCAAAGCGCCGGATCAACCTCACTTTGTACGGTAGGCAAATCGGGGACAGGGTTAACCTATCGCGGCTATGACATTGCCGATCTCGCGCACAATGCCAGTTTTGAAGAGGTAGCTCATTTACTGTTGATAGGGCATTTGCCAAACGAGTCAGAGTTACGTGCGTTTGAAAACCGATTATTGTCACTGCGTGGCTTACCTCAAGCCGTGTGCGAAGTCCTTGAACGTTTGCCTGCTAGTGCTCATCCCATGGATGTGATGCGCACTGGGTGTTCAATGCTCGGATGCGTAGAAACAGAGCACAGTTTTCAAGATCAAGGGCAGGCATTAGAGCGCATGTTGGCCACGTTTCCTGCCATGATCTGTTACTGGTTTCGTTTTGTGCACAATGGGGTGCGCATTGATACGTTTGATCGCACTGAACGCACATTGGGCGGCTATTTTCTCAAGCTTTTAAAAGATGATGCGCCGAGTGAACAGTTTCGCCAAGTGATGCATTGCTCGCTGATTTTGTATGCAGAACATGAATTTAACGCTTCAACCTTTGCCGCAAGAGTATGCGCTTCAACCTTATCGGACATTCACTCTTGTGTGGCTGCTGCGATTGGCACGCTACGCGGCCCTTTGCATGGCGGCGCCAACGAAGCCGCGATGGAGATGTTAGCCAAATGGTCATCTCCTGATGAGGCAGAAGCTGGATTAATGGCGATGCTCGCGGCCAAAGAGAAGGTCATGGGCTTTGGTCATGCCATTTATCGTGAGAGCGATCCCCGCAACGTGATTATTAAAGAGTGGTCGCGGCAACTGGCTCATGCGGTGGGAGATAACACACTGTTTGCTGTATCAGAGCGGGTAGAGCAAGTGATGAAGCGCGAGAAAGACCTCTTTTGTAACGCCGATTTTTATCACGCCTCGGCTTACCATTTTATGGGCATACCCACTGAGCTGTTTACCCCGATTTTTGTGATGAGCCGTTTAACTGGCTGGGGCGCGCACGTTATGGAGCAGCGAGCGAATAACCGCATTATTCGCCCAAGTGCCGATTACGAAGGGCCAGAACCAAGGGCTTGGTTACCGATGAATCAACGTAATCAATGTTAAGTGGTTGTCTAATCCCATAGTCAGTGACGATGGAAAACGAACAGGAAAAGGAGTGGGTATGAGTCACAATGTTGATGTCAATGAGCGCCAAGCGCCGGATCAGTTACTGGTAACAATCGCCGATTATGTGGTTAATACCCCAATCACATCATCGCTCGCCTTGCAAACCGCCCAGCACTGCTTAATGGATACGCTAGGTTGCGGGTTACTGGCTCTGCGTTTTCCTGAATGTACTAAGCATCTTGGCCCTTTGGTCCCTGGTACAACTGTGCTGCACGGCGCGCGAGTACCTGGAACCGCTTATGAATTGGACCCTGTGACTGCGGCATTTAATATCGGCTGCATCATTCGTTGGCTCGATTTTAACGATACTTGGCTGGCAGCTGAGTGGGGGCATCCATCAGACAATTTAGGTGCCATTTTAGCGGTGGCGGATTATCAAAGCCGTGTCGCTGTGGCTAATGGCAAAGCGCCTTTGACCATGCAGGATGTGCTGGTGGCGATGGTGAAAGCCCATGAAATTCAGGGGATTTTGGCACTGCACAACAGTTTTAATCGGGTTGGACTTGATCACGTATTGCTGGTTCGCGTGGCCTCTACCGCGGTCGCGACTCACCTCTTGGGCGGTACGCGCGATCAGATTGTGGATGCACTTTCTCAAGCTTGGGCTGATGGTGGCGCGCTGCGCACTTACCGCCACGCACCGAATGCTGGATCGCGTAAATCGTGGGCAGCAGGCGATGCTACCTCACGAGCGGTGCGACTGGCGATGATCACCATGAAAGGGGAAATGGGCATACCAACTGTTCTCAGTGCACCTAAGTGGGGTTATTACGATGTGCTGTTTAAAGGTCATCAATTTAAAGTAGATCAGCCATTTTCCAGCTATGTGATGGAAAATGTGCTGTTTAAGATCTCTTATCCAGCGGAGTTTCACGCGCAAACCGCGGTGGAGTGTGCCGTGAAACTGCATCCACTCGTAAAAGAGAGAATCGCTGAGATTGATCGTATTGAAGTCACCACTCACGAATCGGCAATTCGCATCATCTCCAAAGTGGGAGATTTAGCTAACCCCGCAGATCGCGACCACTGTTTACAGTACATGATTGCGGTGCCCTTACTGTATGGCGATCTGGTGGCTGAACACTATGAGGATGGCTTCCATCTCAGCGATGCTCGCATCGATAAGCTGCGCCAGTGCATGGTGATTGAGGAAGACAAAGGTTACAGCCAAGACTATTTAGATCCAGCCAAACGATCTATTGCTAATGCGATTCGTGTGGTGTTTCGTGATGGTACGAGCACTAAGAAAGTGGCAGTGGAGTATCCGATTGGTCATCGAGCGCGGCGCGAAGAGGGCATCCCAGTATTACTGGGCAAATTTGAACGCAATTTGCGCACCCGTTATCCGCAAGCTCAGGCGAGTAAACTAATGGCTTTGTGCCAGTCAGCACAATTAGGAACGCTTGCCGTTAACGAGTTTATGCAGCATTGGCAGATGAATTAACCGATATGGATGACCCCAACTGAACCAATTTAAACATGGGTTCAGGTAGAGCAATGAACAAGAGCAAGGCGATCATGAGTTAAATCCCAACCCATTGGGTATTGCATAGGAGACGAGTATGTTCAGCTATGAGCGAGAGTTTATTCGCGCGCAGACAGATTCAGACGGTTTTTGGTTGGATCAAGCCAAGCAATTGGATTGGTTTCACGCTCCGACTGTCGCCATGCAACCTGACCGTTTGGGGATTGAGCGCTGGTTTAGTGATGGCGTGATGAACACCTGTTGGCTAGCGCTTGATTATCATTGTGAGCAGGGCCGTGGTGAGCGTACTGCGCTGATTTACGATTCACCACTGACTGCCACCAAACAGCGCTTTACCTACCTACAATTGCGTGACCAGGTGGCTCTGGTGGCGGGAATGTTGGCCAGTCTTGGCGTTAAAAAAGGCGATCGCGTGGTCATCTATATGCCGATGGTGCCCGAAGCGGTGATGGCGATGCTCGCATGTGCGCGTCTTGGCGCAATTCATTCAGTGGTGTTTGGTGGTTTTGCTCCCAATGAGCTCGCTATTCGGATTGAAGATGCCAAACCGAAAGTGGTGCTCACGGCCTCTTGCGGTTTAGAAGTCAATAAAGTGATTGGTTACAAGCCGTTGGTGGATCGCGCCATT is a window of Vibrio porteresiae DSM 19223 DNA encoding:
- a CDS encoding LysR family transcriptional regulator encodes the protein MKALNDLYIFVETAKHGSFSKAAHGLEVTPAAISAAIKRLETQLDVALFIRSTRSLRLTSEGEMLLDKATIALKTIQEGIDQISQTQGEIGGNIVMSAPSDFGRNLLLGWLNEFSEIYPNITVSLELADSVSNLYNQPIDIAIRYGVPPDSRLVALPLCTRNRRIACATPTYLDKRPPIREPNDLIEHNCLCFQLTNTMDNHWSFMREGDSETVIVKGHFSANDGDAVHRWALMGKGVIYKSILDTAHDLKEQRLKPLLLDWKTEPCPIYMVCVDRRVLNPTTHALHQFLRTKCEQHLQDAEQFLTEHYYSQMA
- a CDS encoding putative quinol monooxygenase — translated: MATVHVFAEIKASEGYERELESALCGLLEPSREELGCCQFELYRDKSVSDVFILQEVWISQRSLDLHMESDHFQSFLTSIQENQWVEYITPRTLNFLG
- the nfsB gene encoding oxygen-insensitive NAD(P)H nitroreductase yields the protein MDITAHAKARYSTKAFDSSKRLSEEHVQAIKELVRLSPSSVNSQPWHFVLASTEQGKQAIAKSAAEKYVFNEAKILNASHVLVLCAKTNIDNDYLLKVLDLEDKAGRFATAEAKQGGHNGRSFFTNMHRYDLKDEKHWMEKQVYIALGTLLLGVSTMGVDAVPIEGFDAKVLDTELGLREQGYTSLVIVPLGYHSEQDFNAKLPKARWAEEDVFTEI
- a CDS encoding tripartite tricarboxylate transporter permease — protein: MIDGILQGLITASTPFNLMMVTLGCFIGTFIGMLPGLGPISAIALMLPITYGIDPASGLILMSGVYYGAVFGGSTSSILINAPGCSSTVVTAFDGYPMTCKGQSGKALALAAYASFTGGTLSAIMLLVAAPALATVSLSFQSSDYFALMLLGLSAVAAFAGKGQILKAWMMAIFGLMLSTVGIDKGIGVERFTFGVNDLMDGFSFLLLAMATFAMCETLISLMQSNHHTVQSDNDIQHITSTKVTSKEVREVAPVAVRSSLLGFVVGILPGAGATIAAFLSYGLERHLANEEQQKAFGKGSIRGLVAPEAANNAASTGSFVPLLTLGIPGSGTTAIMLGALIAYGIQPGPQMFHEHPEVFWSVIISMYLGNAILLVLNLPLIPYLARILMVPRTVLLPMILFFSMTGVYLVSFNTMDIYVMVAVSAIALALRMAHFPLAPMLLGFILGGLMEENLRRALMISDGDLNFLWCRPLTLSFTLGAVLIAISPIIKGMRSRQRTN
- a CDS encoding tripartite tricarboxylate transporter TctB family protein; its protein translation is MPDSPSHRLSLLNRDRIAALLFLLLCLYYRWQTEHIMILPGDELEPFTARTVPKFLAYTGMVLALLLLFSRSDKEQLATPFRMHWPRLIGFLVLMLLYGLGLSYLGFIVATSLFLMLSFYLLGERRSTILWGASFPFVIAFYWLLTHGLGVYLESGSIFQM
- a CDS encoding tripartite tricarboxylate transporter substrate binding protein, translating into MLKRLTLLLATTLLAVTFSISAQPVASVHFLIPGGAGGGWDLTARGTGDVLLKAGLAEKVSYQNLSGGGGGKAIAHLVETADRQEDTLMVNSTPIVLRSLAGVFPQSFRDLTPVAATISDFGALVVAANSPYHSWPEVVTAFKKNPRAIKVAGGSARGSMDHLVAAAAFKGHGQDPREVRYIAYDAGGKALASLLSGETQLLSTGFSEVVQLAASGQVRILAITSPTRVAVAPDIPTLNEFGNRFVFANWRGFFAAPGVDSAKVDEWVAMLKAMYATKEWQQVRDRNGWIDSFKAKGEFEQFLYAQEDEMRALMKELGFLQ
- a CDS encoding GntR family transcriptional regulator, with the translated sequence MENRSWLSKLGTLNVKEPTKSENLTAYLIEAIVEGELPSGSKISEPDLSRRLGVSRGPLREALMRIEALGLIERIPHVGAKVIELSLHRLVELYAVREALEGMAARLAARHITLDEVQALEALLKAHGEHIVNVSGASYFHQQGDFDFHYRIIQASRNGQLKLLLCDELYHLLRMYRYQSPRYRSAPQEALQEHLGILRAIRQGDEELAELLMRRHISGSRLLIEQQFDLPHTNESSVGSL
- the prpB gene encoding methylisocitrate lyase, translated to MTMETPGQRFRLAVKQHHPLPIVGTINAYTAMMAEHVGHHAIYLSGAGVANASYGLPDLAITTLNDVLIDVERITQACQLPLLVDIDTGFGGAFNIARAIKSLEKAGAAAVHIEDQVAQKRCGHRPNKAIVPCGEMVDRIRAAVDARYDEDFVIMARTDALASEGMDAAIQRCIDYVEAGADMLFPEAFTELKQYQQLEATLHSELGRKIPILANITEFGQTPLFSRSELARVQVSMALYPLSAFRAMNRAAENVYQHLLEHEHQQALLDTMQTRNELYQHLGYHQYEEKLDELFRQSDTENS
- the prpC gene encoding bifunctional 2-methylcitrate synthase/citrate synthase — encoded protein: MSESKSVAHKTLSGAGLRGQSAGSTSLCTVGKSGTGLTYRGYDIADLAHNASFEEVAHLLLIGHLPNESELRAFENRLLSLRGLPQAVCEVLERLPASAHPMDVMRTGCSMLGCVETEHSFQDQGQALERMLATFPAMICYWFRFVHNGVRIDTFDRTERTLGGYFLKLLKDDAPSEQFRQVMHCSLILYAEHEFNASTFAARVCASTLSDIHSCVAAAIGTLRGPLHGGANEAAMEMLAKWSSPDEAEAGLMAMLAAKEKVMGFGHAIYRESDPRNVIIKEWSRQLAHAVGDNTLFAVSERVEQVMKREKDLFCNADFYHASAYHFMGIPTELFTPIFVMSRLTGWGAHVMEQRANNRIIRPSADYEGPEPRAWLPMNQRNQC
- a CDS encoding bifunctional 2-methylcitrate dehydratase/aconitate hydratase → MSHNVDVNERQAPDQLLVTIADYVVNTPITSSLALQTAQHCLMDTLGCGLLALRFPECTKHLGPLVPGTTVLHGARVPGTAYELDPVTAAFNIGCIIRWLDFNDTWLAAEWGHPSDNLGAILAVADYQSRVAVANGKAPLTMQDVLVAMVKAHEIQGILALHNSFNRVGLDHVLLVRVASTAVATHLLGGTRDQIVDALSQAWADGGALRTYRHAPNAGSRKSWAAGDATSRAVRLAMITMKGEMGIPTVLSAPKWGYYDVLFKGHQFKVDQPFSSYVMENVLFKISYPAEFHAQTAVECAVKLHPLVKERIAEIDRIEVTTHESAIRIISKVGDLANPADRDHCLQYMIAVPLLYGDLVAEHYEDGFHLSDARIDKLRQCMVIEEDKGYSQDYLDPAKRSIANAIRVVFRDGTSTKKVAVEYPIGHRARREEGIPVLLGKFERNLRTRYPQAQASKLMALCQSAQLGTLAVNEFMQHWQMN